From the Leptospira biflexa serovar Patoc strain 'Patoc 1 (Paris)' genome, one window contains:
- the truA gene encoding tRNA pseudouridine(38-40) synthase TruA, whose translation MPNYALLVEYDGTHFNGWQKQKNLPTVQSSIESALGIILRRNPASRLSVAGRTDTGVHALGMVCNFKTEHPIPNFHKLLVSLNALTPTGVSVKNVVEVPSDFHARFSCTGREYIYKLYYSKYESSFVEGRAFWVKGHIDWERVKKQLQVLVGEKDFRSFTKAKSMAGKRAVREILAIQLENLSPEWYQIRIRANGFMHNMVRITVGTLLDIGKGRWESRSIDSILEEKNRTQAGVTLPPDGLYFVRAYYEDHPEIHELYKIPLP comes from the coding sequence TTGCCCAATTACGCACTTCTTGTCGAATATGATGGCACTCATTTTAATGGGTGGCAAAAACAAAAGAACCTTCCGACTGTCCAATCTTCGATCGAATCGGCACTTGGCATCATCCTCAGAAGAAATCCCGCCTCACGTCTGTCAGTGGCTGGAAGGACCGATACAGGTGTTCATGCCCTCGGAATGGTATGTAATTTCAAAACGGAACATCCCATTCCCAATTTTCATAAACTACTCGTTTCACTGAATGCGCTCACTCCGACTGGTGTTTCTGTCAAAAATGTAGTCGAAGTACCTTCTGATTTCCATGCGCGCTTCAGTTGTACGGGTAGGGAATACATTTATAAATTGTACTATAGCAAATATGAAAGTAGTTTTGTGGAAGGACGTGCTTTTTGGGTCAAAGGCCATATTGACTGGGAAAGAGTCAAAAAACAACTCCAGGTCCTAGTCGGCGAAAAGGATTTTCGTTCCTTCACAAAAGCAAAGTCAATGGCAGGGAAACGAGCGGTCAGAGAAATTTTAGCCATCCAGTTAGAGAATTTGTCCCCCGAATGGTACCAGATTCGGATCCGAGCCAATGGATTTATGCACAATATGGTGCGAATCACAGTAGGAACTTTACTGGACATAGGGAAGGGACGTTGGGAATCTAGATCCATAGACTCCATTTTGGAAGAAAAGAACCGTACGCAGGCGGGAGTCACTCTCCCACCTGATGGGCTCTATTTTGTCCGCGCGTATTACGAAGATCATCCGGAAATTCATGAATTGTACAAAATCCCTCTTCCTTAG
- a CDS encoding adenylate/guanylate cyclase domain-containing protein, which translates to MKTILFKLKNFLSRNREVTSDFQFPIRYKLLLITSIVLLFSMSGVIFLASYFFRKDSEVRVKENNIKINEILSLKVKSDLHSIRQDVHITASAIFRNNQSANQIAKELFEEDQNFVFIGAYDSGFNAKFEAVNEDFLQKYDYQKSEVKSILKNIQPKLKKSFSGTTVIWNISPHFRNPILCISFPLSETKDTHTILVTLVKLDTLLDAFQTSGPVETFLVSEDGSVLAHPDAKVVLSGINLNDLAIVDRMKKSTVDNGQFRYENKDGEFYLAAFKKLGFGGVGVISQVREVKIFEEVNNIQKRNVYLLIISLSLSFIVVYIFAKSLSTPILKLVDASEEIRRGNFHINLHATTHDEIGTLTKSFVSMGRGLEEREKLKDSFGKFVNQEIAELAAKGKLSIGGKRKYCTIFFSDIRSFTAISEKLQPEEVVEFLNLYMTEMVKCVQETGGTVDKFIGDAIMATWGALRDHKEHAKASVETALSMREKLIEFNKTRGTVKKPIIKIGCGINTGYVIAGQIGSSDKMEYTVIGDSVNLASRVESFNKETHTDILITETTYQEVKSEFHVVSMGEIEFKGKSKAQKVYAVLGKKSDPNAPKNLSELQKLVGIEIAAKKAKR; encoded by the coding sequence ATGAAAACGATTTTGTTCAAATTAAAAAACTTTCTCAGCAGAAACAGAGAAGTCACTAGTGACTTTCAATTTCCTATTAGATACAAACTGCTGTTAATCACCTCAATCGTTTTACTTTTCTCCATGTCAGGAGTGATCTTTCTTGCTTCCTATTTTTTTCGAAAAGATAGTGAAGTGCGAGTCAAAGAAAATAATATCAAAATTAATGAAATTTTATCTTTAAAGGTAAAATCCGATTTACATTCCATTAGACAAGATGTTCACATCACTGCTTCTGCTATTTTTAGGAATAACCAATCGGCAAATCAAATAGCAAAGGAATTGTTTGAAGAAGATCAAAACTTTGTTTTTATTGGTGCCTATGACTCCGGATTTAATGCAAAGTTTGAAGCAGTCAATGAAGACTTTTTACAAAAATATGATTATCAAAAATCAGAAGTCAAAAGTATTTTAAAAAACATCCAACCTAAACTTAAAAAATCATTTAGCGGAACGACCGTTATCTGGAACATCAGCCCACATTTTCGTAACCCCATCCTATGCATTAGTTTTCCATTATCGGAAACAAAAGATACTCATACAATTCTTGTGACACTTGTCAAACTTGATACTTTGTTAGATGCATTCCAAACATCTGGTCCTGTTGAAACATTTTTGGTGAGTGAAGATGGGAGCGTCCTTGCTCACCCCGACGCTAAGGTAGTCCTTTCAGGTATCAATTTAAATGATTTAGCGATCGTTGACCGCATGAAAAAATCAACGGTTGATAATGGCCAATTTCGGTATGAAAACAAAGATGGGGAATTTTACCTGGCTGCCTTCAAAAAATTAGGATTTGGAGGTGTCGGTGTGATCTCACAAGTCCGAGAAGTTAAAATTTTCGAAGAGGTCAATAATATCCAAAAAAGAAATGTATACCTACTCATCATTTCTTTATCACTTTCTTTTATTGTAGTTTATATCTTTGCCAAATCACTTTCTACACCTATTCTCAAATTGGTGGACGCTTCAGAAGAAATCAGAAGAGGTAATTTCCATATCAATCTACATGCGACAACTCATGATGAAATTGGAACTCTAACCAAATCGTTTGTGAGCATGGGGCGAGGCCTCGAGGAACGCGAAAAACTAAAAGATTCTTTTGGGAAATTTGTAAACCAAGAGATCGCGGAACTTGCCGCGAAGGGTAAGTTATCGATCGGTGGGAAACGTAAATATTGTACGATCTTCTTTTCCGACATCCGAAGTTTTACAGCCATTTCAGAAAAACTACAACCGGAAGAAGTGGTTGAGTTTCTAAACTTGTACATGACGGAAATGGTAAAATGTGTGCAAGAAACAGGTGGAACTGTGGATAAATTCATTGGAGATGCCATCATGGCCACTTGGGGAGCCTTACGTGACCACAAAGAACATGCAAAAGCATCTGTTGAAACAGCCCTCAGTATGAGAGAAAAATTGATCGAGTTCAATAAAACTAGAGGAACAGTCAAAAAACCAATCATTAAAATCGGATGCGGAATTAATACTGGTTATGTGATTGCAGGTCAAATTGGAAGCTCAGATAAAATGGAATACACTGTCATCGGAGATTCAGTGAATCTCGCATCAAGAGTCGAGTCGTTTAACAAAGAAACGCATACAGACATTTTGATTACTGAAACGACATACCAAGAAGTGAAATCAGAATTTCATGTTGTGAGTATGGGCGAAATTGAATTTAAGGGAAAATCCAAAGCCCAAAAAGTATATGCCGTTCTTGGCAAAAAATCAGACCCGAATGCTCCGAAAAATCTATCCGAGTTACAAAAGTTAGTTGGAATAGAAATAGCAGCTAAAAAGGCAAAAAGATGA
- a CDS encoding LIC11270 family surface protein — translation MKSFRLQFSFLLFSIVLFANCKTKLDLGEESTLPVISTLFNNRMLLLLKGTYATDNPLDWSELNNGTGDLYIDTQGEGLDPTMTLTNLPKAGNLPIFLDIGEVRISSKYLKGLNELTQIRDTVDSNKFWDYIAPNRQVFCTVTYSFDNNTCTESNGVLKAYDFFNGIGAQFPSNDPSSETRSWEEALAAGQPWLGREYYYAGIYFRSLVTGYALDAGIPVRGRFDNRPIVNGLNIVPRNNYVAGTSTAEKSSIVPKLFPALFTQLPTQSVQSDMRIRDGFDPYILEVRINLKENLMLHSYTSSRSTTVTYAGVSDIFFDHKGEGDAGGNLLTRARVIYPEVASSLTISGGGNSLLHYYGIFRFQETEFINVLPLAATPAKQSAKIKYLNPGTYKVVCLGDLSKRDGYPDTVVRETAFTIPDYPFRQTYNVDLACP, via the coding sequence ATGAAATCATTTCGCCTACAATTCAGTTTCCTTTTGTTTAGTATTGTTTTGTTTGCTAACTGCAAGACCAAACTAGACTTAGGTGAAGAGTCCACTCTTCCCGTCATCTCCACACTTTTTAATAACCGAATGTTACTCCTCCTCAAAGGGACTTATGCAACAGACAATCCTCTTGACTGGAGTGAGTTGAATAATGGCACTGGGGACTTATACATTGACACACAAGGGGAAGGGTTAGACCCAACCATGACCTTGACAAACCTACCAAAAGCGGGCAACTTACCCATCTTTTTGGACATCGGGGAAGTTCGAATTTCCAGTAAATATTTGAAAGGTTTGAATGAACTAACACAGATTAGGGATACGGTAGACTCCAATAAGTTTTGGGATTATATCGCTCCGAACAGGCAAGTATTTTGCACAGTCACCTACTCGTTTGATAATAACACATGTACAGAAAGTAATGGTGTACTCAAAGCATATGATTTTTTTAACGGAATTGGAGCACAATTTCCATCCAATGACCCTTCTTCTGAAACCAGAAGTTGGGAGGAAGCCTTAGCCGCAGGCCAACCTTGGTTGGGTAGAGAGTATTACTATGCTGGTATTTATTTTAGGTCGCTTGTTACAGGATATGCTTTGGATGCTGGTATTCCGGTCAGGGGCCGTTTTGATAACAGACCTATCGTGAATGGACTCAATATTGTTCCGCGTAACAATTATGTGGCGGGAACATCAACTGCTGAAAAAAGTAGCATTGTTCCCAAATTATTCCCTGCTTTGTTCACTCAATTACCAACTCAATCGGTTCAATCTGATATGAGGATTCGGGATGGATTTGATCCATACATTTTAGAAGTTCGTATCAATCTAAAAGAGAACTTGATGTTACATTCGTATACATCTAGCCGTTCAACAACAGTTACTTATGCGGGAGTGAGTGATATCTTTTTTGATCACAAAGGTGAAGGTGATGCAGGAGGGAATCTGCTCACTCGTGCGAGAGTGATTTATCCTGAGGTTGCCTCTAGTTTGACCATTTCAGGTGGGGGGAATTCTCTTTTACACTATTATGGAATTTTTCGATTCCAAGAAACAGAATTCATCAATGTTCTGCCACTTGCTGCAACGCCTGCAAAACAAAGTGCAAAAATCAAATACCTAAACCCTGGTACGTATAAAGTTGTTTGTTTAGGCGATTTGTCCAAAAGAGACGGATATCCTGATACAGTTGTCAGAGAAACCGCTTTTACAATACCTGATTATCCATTCCGACAGACATATAACGTTGATTTGGCATGCCCTTAG